One genomic segment of Flavobacteriaceae bacterium includes these proteins:
- a CDS encoding helix-turn-helix domain-containing protein, with product MNLILSDFIQNLKHYRTKKELTQKQLANHLRIGHGNIARYERGEVVPKLDVVLAIAKKLEVSLDALCGLDKEKDTELTLLIQKSQKLALKDKELLKQLIVKFVNFN from the coding sequence ATGAACTTAATTTTATCTGATTTTATCCAAAACCTAAAGCATTATAGAACTAAAAAAGAGCTTACTCAAAAACAATTGGCTAACCATTTAAGGATAGGTCATGGAAATATTGCACGGTATGAACGTGGTGAAGTGGTACCAAAACTAGATGTAGTATTGGCGATTGCTAAAAAACTAGAAGTCTCTTTAGATGCCTTATGTGGACTTGATAAAGAAAAGGATACTGAACTAACTCTTTTAATACAAAAGTCTCAGAAACTTGCTTTAAAAGACAAAGAACTACTAAAACAACTTATTGTAAAATTTGTGAACTTCAACTAA
- a CDS encoding DUF433 domain-containing protein, whose protein sequence is MELKASLDKYITSSADILGGTPVFKNTRVPIKILFDYLQGGENLQEFLDNYPTVKKSFAKKVLELLSCYLVEIERDETAA, encoded by the coding sequence ATGGAATTAAAGGCTTCTTTAGATAAATATATTACCAGTTCTGCTGATATTTTAGGAGGAACACCTGTATTTAAAAATACCAGAGTCCCTATTAAAATCTTATTTGATTATTTACAAGGTGGTGAAAATTTACAAGAATTTTTGGATAATTACCCTACGGTAAAAAAATCTTTTGCAAAGAAAGTTTTAGAATTGCTGTCTTGTTATCTGGTAGAAATAGAAAGAGATGAAACTGCTGCTTGA
- a CDS encoding tyrosine-type recombinase/integrase, whose translation MIGYKEYLKKENYRTTTIDSYTNEVKKFNSWCKRNHTTPEQIDYKTCMKYIKHLQRKNTNKKTVNHKLGIIKSYLNYLIAVALRPDNPIETTTIKGIKRTVNYNILESDELEDLYYSYQSDNVADKYHRLCAKRNKVIVGLLVYQGLNTTELIQLELEDLQLYKGKVYIKSGARSNSRTLELKPWQVIEFLEYIKEVREEIIDRKQLQTDRIFIPSNKRLGNTIQFILKKLKKINHKVNSSNQIRASVITNWLKQYNLREVQVMAGHRYISSTERYVQNDLESLHEIVNNFHPIQ comes from the coding sequence ATGATAGGGTATAAAGAATATTTAAAGAAAGAGAATTATAGAACAACAACAATAGATAGTTATACAAACGAGGTAAAGAAATTTAATTCTTGGTGCAAGAGAAATCATACAACTCCAGAGCAAATAGATTACAAAACTTGTATGAAATATATTAAACACTTACAAAGAAAGAATACTAATAAAAAGACGGTAAATCATAAACTTGGAATCATAAAGAGCTATCTAAACTATTTAATAGCTGTCGCCTTGCGGCCAGATAACCCGATAGAAACTACCACCATTAAAGGCATCAAAAGAACAGTCAATTACAACATCTTAGAATCTGATGAATTGGAAGATTTATATTATAGTTATCAAAGCGACAATGTCGCAGATAAGTACCACAGACTGTGTGCAAAGAGGAATAAAGTAATCGTTGGTTTACTAGTCTATCAAGGATTAAATACAACAGAACTCATACAATTAGAACTCGAAGATTTACAACTTTATAAAGGCAAAGTTTATATAAAAAGTGGAGCAAGAAGTAACTCAAGAACATTAGAATTAAAACCCTGGCAAGTCATAGAATTTTTAGAATATATAAAAGAAGTTAGAGAAGAAATTATAGATAGAAAACAACTACAAACTGATAGAATCTTTATTCCAAGTAACAAACGCTTGGGAAATACAATCCAGTTTATTTTAAAGAAGTTAAAAAAGATAAATCATAAAGTAAATAGTTCCAATCAAATAAGAGCAAGTGTAATTACAAACTGGTTAAAACAATATAATTTAAGAGAAGTTCAAGTGATGGCAGGGCATCGTTATATATCTTCTACAGAACGTTATGTACAAAACGATTTAGAATCTTTACATGAAATTGTAAATAACTTCCATCCAATACAATAA
- a CDS encoding tyrosine-type recombinase/integrase, with translation MKQYKEYLEKENYSTTTIKSYSNQIDKFITWCKKNDTSAEVIEYENCMKYLKHLQRKYTNKRTVNHALGIVKNYLNYLVSECYRTDNPIETTTIKGVKKVVNHNLLEADELEDLYYSYQTENITDPYHRLTAKRNKMIVGLMVYQGLNTTELIHLEIEDLQLYKGKIYIKSGAKSNSRTLELKSWQVIQFLEYIKEVREEIIDKKHIVSERVFIPNNKRLGNTIYHILKKLKKTNNKVNSSNQIRASVITHWLKQYNLRQVQVMAGHRYISSTERYLQDDLESLHEVVNNFHPIQ, from the coding sequence ATGAAACAGTATAAAGAATATTTAGAGAAAGAAAATTACAGTACAACAACCATTAAAAGCTACTCAAATCAGATTGATAAATTTATCACTTGGTGCAAGAAAAATGATACATCTGCAGAAGTTATTGAGTATGAAAACTGCATGAAATATCTAAAACATTTACAAAGAAAATACACCAATAAAAGAACTGTAAATCATGCCTTAGGCATTGTAAAAAATTACTTGAATTATTTAGTAAGTGAATGTTATAGAACAGACAATCCTATAGAAACAACCACAATCAAAGGAGTTAAAAAAGTAGTGAATCACAATTTATTAGAAGCCGACGAATTAGAAGATTTGTATTATTCATATCAAACAGAAAACATCACCGATCCTTACCACAGATTAACAGCAAAAAGAAATAAAATGATTGTTGGATTGATGGTTTATCAAGGATTAAACACAACAGAACTTATACATTTAGAAATCGAAGATTTACAACTTTACAAAGGAAAGATTTATATAAAAAGTGGCGCAAAAAGTAACAGCAGAACTTTAGAATTAAAATCGTGGCAAGTCATCCAATTTTTAGAATATATAAAAGAAGTCCGAGAAGAAATCATTGATAAAAAACACATTGTTAGCGAAAGAGTTTTTATACCAAACAACAAACGATTAGGAAATACAATCTATCACATTTTAAAGAAGTTAAAGAAGACAAACAACAAAGTAAATAGTTCAAATCAAATACGAGCTTCTGTGATTACCCATTGGTTAAAACAATACAATCTAAGACAAGTGCAAGTCATGGCAGGACATCGTTATATATCTTCTACAGAACGGTATCTACAGGATGATTTAGAATCTTTACACGAAGTTGTAAATAACTTTCATCCCATACAATAA
- a CDS encoding transposase produces the protein MKTNEIIGIDVSKLLIDVCIYSKQIVQQFENSKSGFKLMLKWSFKNSSFSKEETMFVFEHTGMYSHLLSVSLTEQKLSFFIASGLEIKRSIGIARGKDDQIDAKRIALYGYRLKEELKPSKLPKRSILQLKSLLSLRTKLNKQRAGFKVTLKEQKRIYKAKEYKIIFDVQQKMIAELTKQIHKINTQMQAIIDQNIMLKETYKLVTSVKGIGMQTAIMMIVFTDNFSKFENWRKFASYCGVAPFPYQSGTSIKGRTKVSHLANKKLKAIINMCAISAIQHNPEMKLYYHKRIKQGKSKMSTVNIIRNKLIARVFAVVKRQTPYVDTFKFAA, from the coding sequence ATGAAAACAAATGAAATTATCGGAATCGATGTCAGTAAATTATTAATTGATGTTTGTATCTATTCTAAACAAATTGTTCAACAGTTTGAGAACAGTAAATCTGGATTTAAATTAATGCTAAAGTGGAGTTTTAAAAATTCGTCTTTCTCTAAAGAAGAAACCATGTTTGTATTTGAACATACAGGAATGTACTCTCATTTATTATCTGTGTCTTTAACTGAACAAAAATTATCTTTTTTCATAGCTTCTGGTTTAGAAATTAAAAGATCTATTGGTATTGCTCGTGGAAAGGATGACCAAATTGATGCCAAACGCATTGCTCTATATGGGTATCGATTAAAAGAAGAACTTAAACCCAGTAAGCTACCTAAAAGAAGTATATTACAACTAAAAAGTCTCTTATCTTTAAGGACAAAACTTAACAAACAAAGAGCTGGTTTTAAAGTTACTTTGAAAGAACAAAAAAGAATTTATAAAGCAAAAGAGTATAAAATAATCTTTGACGTTCAACAAAAAATGATTGCAGAACTAACCAAACAAATACACAAGATTAATACTCAAATGCAAGCTATTATTGACCAAAATATAATGTTAAAAGAAACCTATAAACTTGTTACTAGTGTTAAAGGTATAGGAATGCAAACTGCTATAATGATGATTGTGTTTACTGACAATTTTTCAAAATTTGAAAACTGGAGAAAGTTTGCCTCTTATTGTGGTGTTGCTCCTTTTCCTTACCAATCTGGAACTAGTATTAAAGGACGTACAAAAGTCTCTCATTTGGCTAATAAAAAATTGAAAGCAATTATTAATATGTGCGCTATTTCTGCTATACAACATAACCCAGAAATGAAATTATACTATCATAAAAGAATAAAACAAGGCAAAAGTAAAATGAGTACCGTTAACATTATTAGAAACAAATTAATAGCAAGAGTGTTTGCCGTTGTCAAACGACAAACACCCTATGTAGATACTTTTAAATTTGCTGCATAA
- a CDS encoding transposase, with amino-acid sequence MSRNYKFYNKSGLYFVSFATINWIDVFTRQVYFDVLADSINYCRKEKGMELYCYCFMPSHVHFIFRSSNSEPSELLRDFKRHTSKKTIEAIENNPQESRKEWLLWMFKRAGKKQGNISKYQFWQHHNKPVELWSEKVIKQKIDYIHNNPVESGFVTNSIDWKYSSARNYADDTTILEIDSTGFFE; translated from the coding sequence ATGAGTAGAAATTATAAATTTTATAATAAGAGTGGTTTATATTTTGTGAGTTTTGCAACAATCAATTGGATAGATGTTTTTACACGACAAGTCTATTTTGATGTATTAGCAGACAGTATAAATTATTGTAGAAAGGAAAAAGGAATGGAGTTGTATTGTTATTGTTTTATGCCAAGTCATGTACATTTTATTTTTCGTTCATCAAATAGCGAACCTTCAGAATTATTAAGAGATTTTAAACGACATACTTCAAAGAAAACTATAGAAGCTATAGAAAACAATCCACAAGAAAGTAGAAAAGAATGGTTATTATGGATGTTTAAAAGAGCAGGAAAGAAACAGGGAAATATCTCTAAATATCAGTTTTGGCAACATCATAATAAACCTGTAGAGTTATGGAGTGAAAAAGTTATCAAACAGAAAATAGATTATATACATAACAATCCTGTAGAGAGTGGTTTTGTAACAAATTCTATTGATTGGAAATACTCAAGTGCTAGGAATTATGCAGATGATACTACTATTTTAGAAATAGATAGTACAGGATTTTTTGAATAG
- a CDS encoding tyrosine-type recombinase/integrase, producing the protein MKKLILQNEPYKIFVKNFKEWLDILGYAESTVYSLPLHLQEFFYYLEQSSIKSINDISTKTVKEYYSYLQERPNQTRNGSLSKSYLNKHQQALKKFREYLKQHNYKDFNIHLKTEENPTEERINILTQLEIKELFKATEYSHNYEHYRLRDKAILVIFYSCGLRRTEAVSLDIKDIFFDKERIHVRKGKNYKERVIPVNRYNLQILEDYVFESRPQFTRTERSRSEEALFISKQGKRMGGMSLSNRLQKIIQASNNKEIVEKKITLHTLRHSIATHLLQQQVKLESIKTFLGHSSLESTQLYTHLLKTIEDDRV; encoded by the coding sequence ATGAAAAAATTAATACTACAAAACGAACCTTATAAAATCTTTGTGAAGAACTTTAAAGAATGGTTAGACATCTTAGGTTATGCAGAAAGTACAGTGTATAGTTTACCCTTACATCTTCAGGAGTTTTTTTATTATTTAGAGCAAAGTAGTATTAAAAGTATCAATGATATTAGTACAAAGACAGTCAAAGAATATTATAGTTATTTACAAGAAAGGCCCAATCAAACAAGAAATGGAAGTTTAAGTAAAAGTTACTTAAACAAACACCAACAAGCTCTTAAGAAATTTAGAGAATATTTAAAACAACACAACTACAAAGACTTCAATATACATTTAAAAACAGAAGAGAATCCAACAGAAGAACGAATCAATATACTTACACAATTAGAAATTAAAGAACTCTTTAAAGCAACAGAGTATAGTCATAATTATGAGCATTATAGATTAAGAGATAAAGCCATCTTAGTAATCTTTTACAGTTGTGGATTACGCAGGACGGAGGCCGTCAGCCTAGATATAAAAGATATATTCTTTGATAAAGAGCGCATACACGTTAGAAAAGGAAAGAATTACAAGGAACGGGTAATACCCGTCAATAGATACAATTTACAAATCCTAGAAGACTATGTCTTTGAATCACGACCACAATTTACTCGCACTGAGCGAAGTCGAAGTGAAGAAGCACTATTTATTAGTAAACAAGGCAAGAGAATGGGCGGAATGAGTTTATCAAACCGATTGCAGAAAATTATACAAGCAAGTAATAACAAGGAGATTGTAGAAAAAAAAATTACACTACATACATTAAGGCATAGCATTGCAACACACTTATTACAACAACAAGTAAAGTTAGAGTCTATCAAAACCTTTTTAGGCCACAGTAGCTTGGAATCTACACAACTGTACACTCATTTATTAAAAACAATAGAAGATGATAGGGTATAA
- a CDS encoding helix-turn-helix domain-containing protein produces the protein MNSNLTDFIQNLKHYRTQKQLTQKQLATHLRIGLGNIARYERGEVVPKLDVAIALAQKLEVSLDILCGLYKQNDTELNELLQKAQNLPTEDRTLLKAIIKKFV, from the coding sequence ATGAACTCAAATCTTACTGATTTTATCCAAAATCTAAAGCATTATAGAACTCAAAAACAGCTCACTCAAAAGCAATTGGCTACTCATTTAAGGATAGGGCTAGGTAATATTGCACGTTATGAAAGAGGAGAAGTAGTACCAAAGCTTGATGTAGCGATTGCATTGGCTCAAAAATTAGAGGTAAGCCTAGACATTCTTTGCGGACTTTACAAGCAAAATGATACCGAACTCAATGAGCTTTTACAAAAAGCACAGAACTTACCCACAGAGGATAGAACCCTGCTAAAAGCCATTATTAAAAAGTTTGTATAA
- a CDS encoding helix-turn-helix domain-containing protein, whose amino-acid sequence MDFPTHFKQLRKQSGLSQAALAKKCGIKVTNISRYEMGRVKPNFDIAIKMARHLGVSMDVFYGVASTEDTQLVQLAKRASKLPKNKQQVLRQVIEAFL is encoded by the coding sequence ATGGATTTTCCCACACATTTTAAACAATTACGTAAACAAAGCGGACTCTCTCAGGCAGCACTGGCCAAAAAATGTGGCATTAAAGTAACCAACATCTCCCGATATGAGATGGGACGAGTAAAACCTAATTTTGATATTGCCATTAAAATGGCCAGGCATTTGGGAGTGTCTATGGATGTTTTCTATGGAGTAGCAAGTACAGAAGACACCCAACTGGTACAACTCGCTAAAAGAGCCTCTAAACTGCCTAAAAACAAACAACAGGTACTCAGACAGGTAATAGAAGCGTTTTTGTAA
- a CDS encoding IS110 family transposase: MKTNEIIGIDVSKLLIDVCIYSKQIVQQFENSKSGFKLMLKWSFKNSSFSKEETMFVFEHTGMYSHLLSVSLTEQKLSFFIASGLEIKRSIGIARGKDDQIDAKRIALYGYRLKEELKPSKLPKRSILQLKSLLSLRTKLNKQRAGFKVTLKEQKRIYKAKEDKIIFDVQQKMIAELTKQIHKINTQMQAIIDQNIMLKETYKLVTSVKGIGMQTAIMMIVFTDNFSKFENWRKFASYCGVAPFPYQSGTSIKGRTKVSHLANKKLKAIINMCAISAIQHNPEMKLYYHKRIKQGKSKMSTVNIIRNKLIARVFAVVKRQTPYVDTFKFAA, translated from the coding sequence ATGAAAACAAATGAAATTATCGGAATCGATGTCAGTAAATTATTAATTGATGTTTGTATCTATTCTAAACAAATTGTTCAACAGTTTGAGAACAGTAAATCTGGATTTAAATTAATGCTAAAGTGGAGTTTTAAAAATTCGTCTTTCTCTAAAGAAGAAACCATGTTTGTATTTGAACATACAGGAATGTACTCTCATTTATTATCTGTGTCTTTAACTGAACAAAAATTATCTTTTTTCATAGCTTCTGGTTTAGAAATTAAAAGATCTATTGGTATTGCTCGTGGAAAGGATGACCAAATTGATGCCAAACGCATTGCTCTATATGGGTATCGATTAAAAGAAGAACTTAAACCCAGTAAGCTACCTAAAAGAAGTATATTACAACTAAAAAGTCTCTTATCTTTAAGGACAAAACTTAACAAACAAAGAGCTGGTTTTAAAGTTACTTTGAAAGAACAAAAAAGAATTTATAAAGCAAAAGAGGATAAAATAATCTTTGACGTTCAACAAAAAATGATTGCAGAACTAACCAAACAAATACACAAGATTAATACTCAAATGCAAGCTATTATTGACCAAAATATAATGTTAAAAGAAACCTATAAACTTGTTACTAGTGTTAAAGGTATAGGAATGCAAACTGCTATAATGATGATTGTGTTTACTGACAATTTTTCAAAATTTGAAAACTGGAGAAAGTTTGCCTCTTATTGTGGTGTTGCTCCTTTTCCTTACCAATCTGGAACTAGTATTAAAGGACGTACAAAAGTCTCTCATTTGGCTAATAAAAAATTGAAAGCAATTATTAATATGTGCGCTATTTCTGCTATACAACATAACCCAGAAATGAAATTATACTATCATAAAAGAATAAAACAAGGCAAAAGTAAAATGAGTACCGTTAACATTATTAGAAACAAATTAATAGCAAGAGTGTTTGCCGTTGTCAAACGACAAACACCCTATGTAGATACTTTTAAATTTGCTGCATAA
- a CDS encoding helix-turn-helix domain-containing protein has product MTIGEHILILRKKHNLSQAALGKKINTSGDIIGRYERDIMMPSIEVIMKIADALNVSIDFLVGKTTLELDNNTLKRIEEVSKLNSEEKDKIFMVVDALIRDFKAKKAYS; this is encoded by the coding sequence ATGACTATAGGTGAACATATTTTGATTTTAAGAAAGAAGCATAATCTTTCGCAAGCAGCTTTAGGTAAAAAAATAAATACTTCTGGTGATATTATTGGAAGGTATGAACGTGATATTATGATGCCCTCTATTGAAGTGATTATGAAGATTGCGGATGCTTTAAATGTCTCTATTGATTTTCTTGTAGGTAAAACAACTTTAGAACTCGACAACAACACGCTTAAAAGAATCGAAGAAGTATCAAAATTAAATAGCGAAGAAAAAGATAAAATATTTATGGTAGTAGATGCGCTTATTAGAGACTTTAAAGCTAAAAAAGCATATTCTTAA
- a CDS encoding tyrosine-type recombinase/integrase: MKKLKLYNESYKIFVTNYKEWLDILGYAESTVYYLPNHLQEFFYYLEQNHIRNISYITTQTVKDYYNYLQQRVNERRSGGLSKSYLNKHQQALKKFREYLQNHNHKGINIHLKSERNPTEEKTNILTQSEIKALFNATKYSHQYDHYRLRDKVILVIFYSCGLRRNEAVHLDISDIFFDKERILIRKGKNYKERFVPINRKNAEILEDYMYESRDLFNPKNTESLFVSKQGKRMGGMSLANRLQKIVQASNNKEIVEKRITLHTLRHSIATHLLQQEVKLESIKTFLGHSSLESTQIYVHLLKMIKDETV; this comes from the coding sequence ATGAAAAAATTAAAGCTATACAATGAGAGTTATAAAATATTTGTTACCAATTATAAAGAGTGGTTAGATATCTTAGGCTATGCAGAAAGTACAGTCTATTACTTGCCAAATCATCTACAAGAATTTTTCTATTACCTAGAACAAAATCATATTAGAAATATTAGTTACATCACAACCCAAACTGTAAAAGATTATTACAATTATTTACAGCAAAGAGTTAATGAAAGAAGAAGCGGAGGATTGAGTAAAAGCTATCTAAACAAACACCAACAAGCCTTAAAGAAGTTTAGAGAATATCTACAAAATCACAATCATAAAGGAATTAATATACATCTAAAATCAGAGAGAAACCCCACAGAAGAAAAGACAAATATATTAACGCAATCAGAAATCAAGGCATTATTCAATGCTACTAAGTATAGCCACCAGTACGACCATTATCGGTTAAGAGATAAAGTAATTCTTGTGATATTTTACAGTTGTGGATTACGTCGAAATGAAGCTGTTCATTTAGATATTAGCGATATTTTTTTTGATAAAGAAAGAATACTAATAAGAAAAGGAAAGAATTATAAAGAACGTTTTGTACCCATCAATCGAAAGAATGCAGAAATACTGGAAGACTATATGTATGAATCCAGAGATTTATTTAACCCAAAGAACACCGAAAGCTTATTTGTCAGTAAGCAAGGCAAAAGAATGGGCGGAATGAGTTTAGCGAACCGGTTACAGAAGATTGTACAAGCAAGTAATAACAAAGAGATTGTAGAAAAAAGAATTACACTTCACACATTAAGACATAGCATTGCAACCCATTTATTACAACAAGAAGTAAAACTAGAAAGCATCAAAACCTTTTTAGGCCACAGTTCTTTAGAATCCACACAGATTTATGTTCATTTATTAAAAATGATAAAAGATGAAACAGTATAA